The Cryomorphaceae bacterium DNA window CGGCGCAACCTGAGCACCTCCTTGCGCAATTGCTGTCTCGAATATTTGGATTCGTACGACGGGTGAATACCCACATTGGCCACAGCGGCAATGCGGTGTATCAGTTTAATCATGGCCTTGTTGTGGTGATGACTGTTGCGATCGAAGGTATTGAAGTCACCGAGGAGCATAAAAAACCGGGCATCCAAACTGCTGTCGTTGATGGTTTGAAAGACATAATCGTAGGTGTCGTAAGGGTCGGGCTCCAGTCCCAACAGCACGCGAAACCTTCGCCAGGCCGCGCGGAAGCGAAACAACACGACCTCCCTTCCCAGTGCCGCGGTGGTTCGCCACCAACCCTTGTGACGATATGCCCAGCCCACGTCAATATCAAAGGTTATTTCAGCGCGAAACTCTTTGGAGTTGAATGATATCTTAGGGCGGGCTGTCTGAACCAGGACTTTAATGGCCAGGGCCCACTCATTGATCAAAGGCCTCCGCAAAAAGCCCTCGCGGTAGGCAAGGCTCTCGGATGCGGCAAAACGCTCGTGCCTATCAGGACTAAATGGCAGGTACTCCTCGTAGCGGCTGGCAAGATAGAAACTGGCCGCCAACCAATCGAAACCCACTTCGGGACTGTCATTGGGAAAGAGTACCGGCAAGCCTTGCCACTTTCCCACGGCCACTGAAATGGCGCGGGTATCGCTGCGAAACATCCATTCCTGCGGAGAAATGTTTACGTGCGCCTGGAGCTGCTTGTTGGAATAGTTCAGGCCAAACACCCCGGGTTGATGAAGGTCGTCGGGGTTTTGGGTTACCTTGTAGGTGAGCCCCAGCAGATTTCCAAAGAGCAAATCCACCGCATAGGCCACACGGGGCGAGGGTTTTTCGGTATAGACAACTACGCTCACAGGTTTCCTTCGTCCATAAAGCTGTAGTAGCCACGGTGGGTAACAATGATGTGGTCGAGGACCGGAATTTCGAGTACTTCTCCCGCTGCCTTCAGTTTCTTGGTGAGGCGAATGTCTTGCTCGCTGGGGCGCAGGTTTCCGGATGGGTGGTTGTGCACCAATATGATAGACGAAGCGTAGCGTTGAATGGCCGATTTGTAGATAATCCTGGCGTCGGCCACGGTTCCGGCTACTCCGCCGCTGCTCACCCTCACTTTTTCAATCACCTGATTGGCACGGTCAAGCAGCATCACCCAAAACTCCTCGTGGTTGATGTCTGCAAGGTGAAACATCTCTTCGTACACCTGGCTGCTTTGCGTGATTTTTAATCGCTCGGTAGGTGATTCGGCCTTGCGTCTGCGGCCCACTTCCAGCGCAGCGGCTATGGAAATGGCCTTGGCTTCTCCGATGCCGGGGTAGTTCATCAAGTCGTGCAAGGTAAGCCTGGCCAAGGCACTAAAACTCTGACCCGATTCTTTCAAAATGCGTTGCGACAGCTCTACGGCGCTCTCTTTGCGGTTGCCCGAACCAATCAAAATGGCAATAAGCTCGGCGTCCGAAAGCGCCGATGCCCCCTTGTAGAGTAGCTTCTCGCGCGGACGGTCATCTTCGGCCCACTGCTTAATGGCTAGTTTACTTACATCTTTCACGGTGTGCATATTGGATGGAACCCCGAAAATAAAAAAACCCCTGCGTTTTCGGCAGAGGTTTTTTTCGTCTCAATTGTTTCAATCTGTCCGCTAGGCAGATAATGAGTTCACGTGGCGCGTAATTCCAGACTTAAGGTTCGCGGCCTTGTTTGCGTGAATAATGTTTTTCTTGGCCAATTTATCAATCATGGCAGTTACCGAGGTCAACAACTCACCGGCCGCTTTGGGATCGGTGGTGCTTTTCAACTTGCGTATAGCATTTCGCGTAGTTCTGTGGAAATAGCGGTTGTGCAGACGACGGGTTTCGTTTTGCCGGATTCTCTTGAGCGCTGATTTGTGATTCGCCATAATACTTGTTGTTATCCCAAAATTTTGGAGGGGCAA harbors:
- a CDS encoding JAB domain-containing protein: MHTVKDVSKLAIKQWAEDDRPREKLLYKGASALSDAELIAILIGSGNRKESAVELSQRILKESGQSFSALARLTLHDLMNYPGIGEAKAISIAAALEVGRRRKAESPTERLKITQSSQVYEEMFHLADINHEEFWVMLLDRANQVIEKVRVSSGGVAGTVADARIIYKSAIQRYASSIILVHNHPSGNLRPSEQDIRLTKKLKAAGEVLEIPVLDHIIVTHRGYYSFMDEGNL
- a CDS encoding 30S ribosomal protein S20 — its product is MANHKSALKRIRQNETRRLHNRYFHRTTRNAIRKLKSTTDPKAAGELLTSVTAMIDKLAKKNIIHANKAANLKSGITRHVNSLSA